The Caldicellulosiruptor changbaiensis genome has a segment encoding these proteins:
- a CDS encoding recombinase family protein: MITRNVTVIPVRKRIGNSANAEELPKLRVAAYCRVSTDSEEQATSYEAQIEHYTNYIKSNSEWELAGIFADEGITGTNTKKREEFNRMIEECMQGKIDMIITKSISRFARNTLDCLKYIRQLKEKNIPVYFEKENINTLDSKGEILLTIMASLAQQESQSLSQNVKLGIQYRYQQGKIHINHNRFLGYTKDKDGNLVIVPEEAEIVKRIYREYLEGSSMLQIARGLEADGILTGAGNHRWHTSTINKILRNEKYIGDALLQKTYTVDFLSKKRVANNGIVPQYYVENSHEPIIPREIYMQVQEELVRRRCVHISKNGKKRNYSNNHPLSQMVFCGNCHEIFRRVHWNNRGKKSIVWRCVSRLENTGLFCTASTILEDTLKEKIVEAINVAVSGKNSFLAILKKNIETVLSVDLDETTADIDKRLEELQTELIQKANLKEEYNNIVNEIYRLRDLRQETLSRNALRQDKRDRIAEMTDFLNTQTGDITEFDDKLVRKLVEKAIVYDDRLVVEFKSGLEIEVNL; this comes from the coding sequence ATGATAACCAGGAATGTTACGGTAATCCCTGTCCGTAAGCGAATTGGGAATAGTGCAAATGCAGAGGAATTACCTAAGCTTCGGGTAGCAGCTTACTGTCGTGTTTCTACGGACAGCGAGGAGCAGGCAACCAGTTATGAAGCACAGATTGAGCACTACACAAACTACATCAAAAGCAATTCAGAATGGGAGTTAGCCGGTATATTTGCAGATGAAGGTATTACCGGAACTAACACGAAAAAGCGTGAAGAATTTAACCGGATGATAGAAGAATGTATGCAGGGCAAAATCGATATGATAATTACGAAATCTATCAGCCGGTTTGCAAGAAATACGCTGGACTGCCTAAAGTACATAAGGCAGCTTAAAGAAAAAAATATTCCAGTTTACTTTGAAAAGGAAAATATAAACACATTGGATTCCAAAGGGGAAATCCTGCTGACCATTATGGCTTCTTTGGCGCAGCAAGAAAGCCAATCGTTAAGCCAGAATGTAAAACTGGGTATTCAGTACCGATATCAGCAAGGAAAAATCCACATTAATCACAACCGGTTTCTTGGCTATACAAAGGATAAGGATGGCAATTTAGTTATCGTACCTGAAGAAGCAGAGATCGTTAAACGCATTTACAGAGAATACCTTGAAGGTTCTAGTATGCTACAGATAGCTAGGGGTTTGGAGGCTGACGGAATTCTGACAGGTGCAGGTAATCACAGATGGCATACCAGCACCATCAATAAGATTTTGAGGAATGAAAAATATATCGGTGATGCGCTGTTGCAGAAAACCTATACAGTAGATTTTTTATCGAAGAAAAGGGTGGCCAATAACGGCATAGTTCCTCAATACTATGTAGAAAACAGCCATGAGCCCATAATCCCGCGTGAAATTTATATGCAGGTTCAGGAAGAGCTTGTCCGCAGAAGATGTGTGCATATAAGTAAGAACGGAAAGAAGAGAAACTACAGCAATAATCATCCCTTATCCCAAATGGTGTTCTGCGGCAATTGTCATGAGATATTCCGCAGGGTTCATTGGAATAACCGAGGGAAAAAATCCATCGTTTGGAGATGCGTCAGCAGATTGGAAAACACCGGTTTGTTTTGTACCGCTTCCACTATACTTGAAGATACGCTTAAAGAGAAAATTGTAGAAGCCATCAATGTAGCGGTCAGTGGAAAAAACTCTTTTCTGGCCATACTGAAGAAGAATATTGAAACCGTATTAAGCGTGGATTTGGATGAGACTACAGCAGATATTGATAAAAGGCTGGAAGAACTCCAAACCGAGTTGATCCAAAAAGCAAATTTAAAGGAAGAATACAATAATATTGTAAATGAGATTTATAGGTTGCGAGATTTAAGGCAAGAAACACTATCAAGAAACGCTCTCCGTCAAGATAAGCGGGATCGGATAGCTGAAATGACTGACTTTCTTAACACGCAAACCGGTGATATAACGGAGTTTGATGATAAACTGGTTAGAAAACTTGTTGAAAAAGCAATTGTATATGATGACAGGCTAGTGGTAGAGTTTAAGTCAGGGTTAGAAATAGAAGTAAACCTATAA
- a CDS encoding ArsR/SmtB family transcription factor yields the protein MAKKIQPIERCDCDVIHEEIVNKVREKMPQEETLYDLAELFKVFGDSTRIKILWALGESEMCVCDIAFLLNMTQSAISHQLRVLKQAGLVKSRREGKIVFYSLEDEHVKQIFDQGLIHISEESK from the coding sequence ATGGCAAAAAAAATTCAACCAATTGAAAGATGCGACTGTGATGTAATACATGAGGAAATTGTAAATAAAGTGCGAGAAAAAATGCCTCAAGAAGAAACTCTATATGATCTAGCAGAACTATTTAAAGTTTTTGGAGATTCAACAAGAATTAAGATACTCTGGGCATTAGGTGAATCAGAGATGTGCGTTTGCGATATTGCATTCTTATTAAATATGACCCAATCAGCAATTTCACATCAGCTAAGAGTCTTAAAGCAGGCTGGACTAGTAAAGAGCAGAAGAGAAGGAAAGATTGTATTCTACTCTCTTGAAGATGAACATGTAAAGCAAATATTTGACCAGGGATTAATTCATATTTCAGAAGAAAGTAAGTAA
- a CDS encoding heavy metal translocating P-type ATPase: MLKKEVILEGLDCANCAAKIEEEVNKLNGVKAYMNFMNKTLTLEIESEQEYKNILQQVKTIVHKHEPDVVVKEKSVNKSNKKVNKSIVILEGLGCANCAAKIEKEISGLEGVEFAAVDFVSKKLTLEISPKVNRSELNEKIEGIVKKIEPDVKVIFEENTSKANVKENNEEEEEGVNKKEIIRLVVGGAIFAVGIIFNFQNWLELTLFIISYIIVGGEVVLRAIKGIARGQVFSEHFLMSIATIGAFFIGEYPEGVAVMLFYLVGELFQDIAVGHSRKSISALMDIRPDYANLKVGDEIRKVSPEEVNIGDIIIVKPGEKVPLDGKVIEGNSMVDTAALTGESVPREVGPGDDVLSGFINKNGVLTIEVTKDYGDSTVSKILDLVQNASSRKAPTEKFITKFARFYTPIVVFGALALAIIPPLVIPGATFSTWIYRALVFLVISCPCALVVSIPLGFFGGIGGASKRGILVKGSNYLDALNNVETVVFDKTGTLTKGVFEVVSINPQSDFTKEELIEYAAYAESHSSHPIALSILKAYNKDVDITKIEDYEEIAGHGIRAKVGGKEILVGNSKLMNKENIKYQEVETLGTVVHVAVDKKYAGNIVISDAVKEDSADAIKGLKALGVRNIVMLTGDSKAVGEKIATQLGIDEVYTELLPADKVEKIEALEAKKSHKGKIVFVGDGINDAPVLARADIGVAMGGLGSDAAIEAADIVIMTDEPSKIVTAIKIAKRTRKIVMQNIVFSLGVKAIFLALGAVGVATMWEAVFADMGVAIIAILNAMRVMNTKSI, translated from the coding sequence ATGTTAAAGAAGGAAGTAATTTTAGAAGGTTTAGATTGCGCAAATTGTGCAGCTAAAATTGAAGAAGAGGTTAATAAATTAAATGGAGTCAAAGCCTATATGAACTTCATGAACAAGACATTGACTTTAGAAATTGAATCAGAGCAAGAGTATAAGAATATATTACAGCAAGTTAAAACCATAGTGCACAAGCACGAACCGGATGTGGTAGTGAAAGAAAAATCCGTTAACAAGAGCAATAAAAAGGTGAACAAAAGCATAGTAATACTTGAAGGACTTGGCTGCGCGAATTGTGCAGCTAAAATAGAAAAAGAAATAAGCGGTCTAGAAGGAGTTGAATTTGCTGCAGTAGATTTTGTTTCGAAGAAACTAACACTGGAAATAAGTCCGAAAGTCAACCGCTCTGAGTTAAATGAGAAGATTGAAGGCATAGTAAAGAAAATAGAGCCAGATGTAAAGGTCATTTTTGAGGAGAATACATCTAAGGCCAACGTAAAAGAAAATAATGAAGAGGAAGAAGAAGGTGTCAACAAAAAAGAAATCATAAGACTTGTGGTCGGTGGAGCAATATTTGCCGTGGGAATCATCTTTAATTTCCAAAATTGGCTTGAGCTTACCTTGTTTATTATTAGTTATATCATAGTTGGTGGAGAGGTTGTCTTAAGAGCAATAAAAGGTATTGCCCGCGGTCAGGTATTCAGTGAGCATTTTTTGATGAGTATTGCTACCATTGGTGCTTTCTTCATTGGAGAGTATCCAGAAGGTGTAGCAGTTATGCTGTTCTATCTGGTAGGTGAATTGTTTCAGGATATAGCTGTAGGTCACTCCAGAAAATCAATAAGTGCTTTGATGGATATTCGTCCTGACTATGCAAATCTTAAAGTTGGCGATGAGATCAGGAAAGTATCTCCTGAAGAGGTAAACATAGGTGACATCATTATTGTTAAACCAGGAGAAAAAGTTCCCCTCGATGGCAAGGTTATAGAAGGAAACTCAATGGTTGACACTGCAGCGTTAACAGGGGAATCTGTTCCTCGTGAAGTCGGGCCAGGAGACGATGTATTGAGCGGATTCATTAATAAAAATGGCGTTTTGACAATAGAGGTAACAAAGGATTATGGTGATTCAACTGTATCTAAAATTTTGGATCTGGTTCAGAATGCCAGCAGTAGGAAGGCTCCTACAGAAAAATTTATAACAAAATTTGCGCGTTTCTATACTCCGATTGTAGTCTTTGGAGCATTAGCCTTAGCAATCATACCTCCATTGGTGATCCCCGGTGCAACTTTCTCTACATGGATATATCGAGCCTTAGTGTTCTTAGTTATATCTTGTCCATGTGCGTTAGTAGTTTCAATACCATTGGGCTTCTTCGGAGGGATTGGTGGAGCATCGAAGAGAGGTATATTAGTAAAAGGCAGTAACTATCTTGACGCATTGAACAATGTGGAAACAGTTGTTTTCGATAAGACGGGAACGCTAACCAAGGGTGTATTTGAAGTTGTGAGTATCAATCCTCAAAGTGATTTTACAAAGGAGGAATTGATTGAATATGCAGCATATGCTGAAAGTCACTCAAGTCATCCAATTGCACTATCCATTCTGAAAGCCTATAACAAAGATGTCGATATCACTAAAATTGAAGACTATGAGGAAATTGCAGGTCATGGGATTCGGGCTAAAGTTGGTGGTAAAGAGATTCTTGTCGGAAATAGCAAACTGATGAATAAAGAAAACATTAAATATCAGGAAGTTGAGACTCTAGGTACAGTAGTACATGTTGCAGTAGACAAGAAGTATGCAGGAAATATTGTAATCTCTGACGCAGTGAAGGAAGATTCAGCTGATGCGATTAAAGGATTGAAGGCATTAGGTGTTAGAAATATTGTTATGCTTACTGGTGATTCGAAGGCAGTTGGGGAAAAAATAGCAACCCAACTTGGAATTGACGAGGTGTATACTGAATTGTTACCGGCCGACAAGGTAGAAAAAATTGAGGCTCTGGAAGCCAAGAAATCTCATAAGGGGAAAATTGTATTTGTTGGTGATGGCATCAACGATGCTCCGGTACTTGCAAGAGCGGATATCGGCGTGGCAATGGGCGGCTTGGGGTCTGATGCTGCAATTGAAGCAGCTGATATAGTTATCATGACGGATGAACCATCAAAAATTGTCACTGCAATTAAAATAGCAAAAAGGACTAGGAAAATTGTGATGCAAAACATTGTGTTTTCATTAGGGGTTAAAGCCATATTCCTTGCACTTGGTGCGGTGGGAGTTGCAACTATGTGGGAAGCTGTATTCGCTGACATGGGTGTGGCAATAATCGCAATATTAAATGCAATGAGGGTAATGAATACAAAAAGTATATAG